From the Jatrophihabitans endophyticus genome, one window contains:
- the odhI gene encoding oxoglutarate dehydrogenase inhibitor Odhl, with protein sequence MFCTACGTENQPGSHFCAQCGAALPAAASGGADVTSTINPTTGSLPDTDSEFSVEPHQGAVDALTPGSALLVVKRGPNAGSRFLLDQDVTSAGRHPDSDIFLDDVTVSRRHAEFRREGSGYTVHDVGSLNGSYVNRERIDAAPLSGGDEVQIGKFRLVYLTAAVRTGVGASNA encoded by the coding sequence GTGTTCTGTACCGCCTGCGGCACCGAGAACCAGCCCGGTAGCCATTTCTGCGCCCAGTGCGGCGCGGCGCTGCCTGCGGCTGCCTCCGGCGGCGCCGACGTCACCTCGACGATCAACCCGACGACCGGGTCCCTGCCCGACACCGACTCGGAGTTCTCCGTCGAGCCGCACCAGGGCGCCGTCGACGCGTTGACGCCGGGTTCCGCGCTGCTGGTCGTGAAGCGCGGCCCCAACGCGGGCAGCCGTTTCCTGCTCGACCAGGACGTCACCTCGGCGGGTCGCCACCCCGACAGCGACATCTTCCTGGACGATGTCACCGTGAGCCGCCGTCACGCAGAGTTCCGCCGGGAGGGCAGCGGCTACACCGTCCACGACGTCGGGTCGCTGAACGGCAGCTACGTGAACCGCGAGCGCATCGACGCCGCCCCGCTGTCCGGCGGCGACGAGGTGCAGATCGGCAAGTTCCGCCTCGTCTACCTGACCGCGGCGGTACGCACCGGTGTCGGGGCGTCGAACGCGTGA
- a CDS encoding pseudouridine synthase — MTAEQPGGPAEPEGVRLQKVLAAAGIGSRRRSEELIAAGRVTVDGEVAELGARVHPGTAVIHVDGDRVVVRADLVHLALNKPRGVVSTMSDERGRPSVGDLLADHPDIEREGLFHVGRLDADTEGLLLLTNDGDLGHRLMHPSFGVRKTYLATVPGPVGKGVGRALLAGVELDDGRAVADTFRVVQSEGGRAIVEIVLHEGRNRIVRRMLDHVGHPVQRLVRTAIGPVRLGGQRPGTFRALGRDELAGLHRLVEEPAGPGPYPDRRE, encoded by the coding sequence ATGACGGCTGAGCAGCCGGGTGGTCCGGCGGAGCCGGAGGGTGTGCGGCTGCAGAAGGTGCTGGCCGCCGCCGGCATCGGCTCGCGCCGTCGCAGCGAGGAGCTGATCGCGGCCGGTCGCGTGACCGTCGACGGCGAGGTCGCCGAGCTGGGGGCGCGCGTCCACCCGGGCACGGCGGTGATCCACGTCGACGGTGACCGGGTGGTCGTGCGTGCGGACCTCGTCCACCTCGCGCTGAACAAGCCACGCGGCGTGGTGAGCACGATGAGCGACGAGCGGGGCCGTCCCAGTGTCGGCGATCTGCTGGCCGACCATCCCGACATCGAGCGGGAAGGGCTCTTCCACGTCGGGCGGTTGGACGCCGACACCGAGGGGCTGCTGCTGCTCACCAACGACGGCGACCTCGGGCACCGGCTGATGCACCCGTCGTTCGGGGTGCGCAAGACCTACCTGGCGACCGTCCCCGGCCCGGTCGGCAAGGGGGTGGGCCGGGCGCTGCTCGCCGGCGTGGAGCTGGACGACGGCCGCGCCGTCGCCGACACGTTCCGGGTGGTGCAGAGCGAGGGCGGGCGCGCCATCGTCGAGATCGTCCTGCACGAGGGGCGCAACCGGATCGTGCGGCGGATGCTCGACCACGTCGGGCACCCCGTCCAGCGGCTCGTGCGGACGGCGATCGGCCCGGTGCGTCTCGGCGGCCAGCGACCGGGGACGTTCCGCGCACTGGGCCGTGACGAGCTCGCCGGCCTGCACCGCCTGGTGGAGGAGCCGGCCGGTCCGGGTCCGTATCCTGACCGCCGTGAGTAG
- the ftsR gene encoding transcriptional regulator FtsR: MTSLSAAAGGTSPNQSATLTIGDVLASLKVDFPDLTISKIRFLESEGLVQPQRTPSGYRKFAAGDVARLRYVLSQQRDHYLPLRVIKEQLDAIDRGLVPPGTSTDSPRPAHVALATIADNAPTADHFRAAPAAIRMSREELLNAAGLRSEQLRELEQFGLIKSQPGGHYDDDALAVAKIVADLAHFGLEGRHLRAFRTAAEREVGLFAQVVGPTGRQRGGEAKARAEETVRELAALSVRLHAALVQIGLREVTGGS; encoded by the coding sequence GTGACGTCCCTGAGTGCGGCCGCGGGGGGGACGTCCCCGAACCAGTCGGCGACCCTCACTATCGGTGACGTCCTCGCGAGCCTCAAGGTCGACTTCCCCGACCTCACCATCAGCAAGATCCGCTTCCTCGAGTCCGAGGGGTTGGTCCAGCCGCAGCGCACGCCCTCGGGCTACCGCAAGTTCGCGGCCGGTGACGTCGCGCGGCTGCGGTACGTGCTGTCCCAGCAGCGTGACCACTACCTGCCGCTGCGGGTGATCAAGGAGCAGCTGGACGCGATCGACCGCGGGCTGGTGCCGCCCGGGACGTCCACCGACAGCCCGCGCCCGGCGCACGTGGCGCTGGCCACCATCGCCGACAACGCGCCCACGGCCGACCACTTCCGCGCCGCCCCGGCCGCGATCCGGATGTCGCGCGAGGAGCTGCTCAACGCCGCCGGGCTGCGTTCCGAGCAATTGCGCGAACTCGAGCAATTCGGTCTGATCAAGAGTCAGCCCGGCGGTCACTACGACGACGACGCCCTCGCCGTCGCCAAGATCGTCGCCGATCTCGCCCACTTCGGGCTCGAGGGCCGTCACCTGCGCGCGTTCCGCACCGCGGCCGAGCGCGAGGTGGGGCTGTTCGCCCAGGTGGTGGGCCCGACGGGTCGCCAGCGCGGGGGAGAGGCCAAGGCTCGCGCCGAGGAGACCGTGCGCGAGCTCGCCGCGCTCTCGGTCCGCCTGCACGCCGCGCTCGTGCAGATCGGCCTGCGTGAGGTGACCGGCGGCAGCTAG
- a CDS encoding small basic family protein, whose amino-acid sequence MIAAFALVVGIVLGLIFRPTVPSWLEPYLPIAVVAALDAVFGGVRARLDGIFDAKVFVVSFISNVLVAALIVFLGDKLGVGGQLSTAVVVVLGIRIFGNAAAIRRHVFRA is encoded by the coding sequence ATGATCGCTGCATTCGCGCTCGTCGTCGGCATCGTGCTGGGGCTGATCTTCCGACCCACCGTGCCATCGTGGCTCGAGCCCTACCTGCCGATCGCCGTGGTCGCCGCGCTCGACGCCGTGTTCGGCGGTGTGCGGGCCCGCCTGGACGGCATCTTCGACGCCAAGGTCTTCGTGGTGTCCTTCATCTCCAACGTGCTGGTCGCCGCGCTGATCGTCTTCCTGGGCGACAAGCTCGGCGTCGGCGGGCAGCTGTCGACCGCCGTGGTGGTCGTCCTGGGCATCCGCATCTTCGGCAACGCCGCCGCGATCCGCAGGCACGTGTTCCGCGCATGA
- a CDS encoding bifunctional nuclease family protein, translating to MHPMRVVGVRVELPANQPVVLLREEDGVRYLPIWIGAVEASAIAFQQQGVQTLRPLTHDLLRDVIKALGVRLEAVHITEMRDDVYYAELRFSGGVTVSARPSDAIALALRSDVAILGSDAVLDAAGIEIPDEQEDEVEKFREFLDTITPEDFASGG from the coding sequence GTGCATCCGATGCGAGTGGTCGGCGTCCGCGTCGAGCTCCCCGCGAACCAACCGGTCGTCCTGCTCCGCGAGGAGGACGGCGTGCGCTACCTGCCGATCTGGATCGGCGCCGTCGAGGCCTCGGCCATCGCCTTCCAGCAGCAGGGTGTGCAGACGCTGCGACCGCTCACCCACGACCTGCTGCGCGACGTCATCAAGGCCCTCGGCGTACGGCTGGAGGCCGTCCACATCACCGAGATGCGCGACGACGTCTACTACGCCGAGCTGCGCTTCAGCGGCGGCGTCACCGTGAGCGCCCGCCCGTCGGACGCGATCGCCCTCGCGCTGCGCAGCGACGTGGCCATCCTCGGCTCCGATGCCGTCCTCGACGCCGCGGGCATCGAGATCCCCGACGAGCAGGAGGACGAGGTGGAGAAGTTCCGCGAGTTCCTCGACACCATCACACCGGAGGACTTCGCCTCGGGCGGATGA
- a CDS encoding DUF881 domain-containing protein, which produces MSDDPTAGEPADEPAEPVESVESVERDRPRPRRGWRHNRHASAAVIGVLTLVLGFAIAVQVQANSGEDSLSGLREDDLIGILDNQNARADRLRRQIAELQETLNRLKDSGDRSAAARQQARQEAQALGVLLGTLPATGPGVVVAVTDPRATLTGEDLLDVVQELRGAGAEAIEFGAAGGTVRVSTTTAFGGGDGGQPVTVDGITLRAPYRVVAIGDATTLDTALNIPGGIAATVRAAGGELTVAERARVTITVTRALPVPTHAKPR; this is translated from the coding sequence ATGAGCGACGACCCCACGGCCGGCGAGCCCGCCGACGAGCCGGCCGAGCCCGTCGAGTCCGTCGAGTCCGTCGAGCGCGACCGGCCGCGGCCGCGGCGGGGCTGGCGGCACAACCGGCACGCGTCGGCGGCGGTCATCGGCGTGTTGACGCTGGTGCTCGGGTTCGCCATCGCGGTGCAGGTGCAGGCGAACTCCGGCGAGGACAGCCTGAGCGGCCTGCGCGAGGACGACCTCATCGGCATCCTCGACAACCAGAACGCCCGCGCCGACCGGTTGCGTCGGCAGATCGCCGAGCTGCAGGAGACGCTGAACCGGCTCAAGGACAGCGGTGACCGCTCGGCCGCGGCCCGGCAGCAGGCGCGACAGGAGGCGCAGGCGCTGGGCGTCCTGCTCGGCACGCTGCCGGCGACCGGGCCGGGTGTCGTCGTCGCCGTCACCGACCCGCGGGCCACGTTGACGGGCGAGGACCTGCTCGACGTCGTGCAGGAGCTCCGCGGCGCCGGCGCCGAGGCGATCGAGTTCGGCGCGGCCGGCGGCACCGTCCGGGTGAGCACCACGACCGCCTTCGGCGGTGGGGACGGCGGGCAGCCCGTGACCGTCGACGGCATCACGCTGCGCGCGCCCTACCGCGTGGTCGCGATCGGCGACGCGACCACCCTGGACACCGCGCTCAACATCCCCGGTGGCATCGCGGCCACCGTCCGCGCCGCCGGCGGCGAGCTGACGGTGGCCGAGCGCGCCCGGGTGACGATCACGGTGACGCGGGCGCTGCCCGTCCCGACGCACGCCAAACCGCGGTAG
- the gcvH gene encoding glycine cleavage system protein GcvH, protein MSDVPDDLKYTAEHEWVRVTDGSRTVRVGVTDYAQESLGDVVYVNLPDIGASVEKGAAVGEIESTKSVSDIYAPLSGSVTARNDALDDQPELINSSPYGDGWILEIEVSEDAELADLLDAAAYGTLAG, encoded by the coding sequence ATGTCCGACGTCCCCGACGACCTGAAGTACACCGCCGAGCACGAGTGGGTGCGGGTCACCGACGGGTCCCGGACGGTGCGCGTCGGCGTCACCGACTACGCCCAGGAGTCGCTGGGCGACGTCGTCTACGTGAACCTCCCCGACATCGGCGCCAGCGTCGAGAAGGGCGCGGCGGTCGGCGAGATCGAGTCGACCAAGAGCGTGTCGGACATCTACGCACCGCTGTCGGGCTCGGTCACCGCGCGCAACGACGCGCTCGACGACCAGCCCGAGCTGATCAACTCGAGCCCGTACGGCGACGGGTGGATCCTCGAGATCGAGGTCTCCGAGGACGCCGAGCTCGCCGACCTGCTGGATGCCGCCGCCTACGGCACGCTGGCCGGCTGA
- a CDS encoding DUF881 domain-containing protein, translating into MTADPGDAPADRRLASTRLLAELVNNTLDPGYAAAARRRPPGATRRWDVPIVAVGALLVGFLLVVAYVHTNRGAPAAQRVHDSLVERVRAAQDGADALAGDLARTEDDLDRQQAAALPTTGALARSLSRAQLEAGQVAVHGPGLVVTLAEPPAPSASSAPGRAGSVPVAATHILTDRDIRAVVNELWGDGAEAIAVNGVRLTPTSAIRFAGEAVLVDFQPLTSPYRISAIGDADTLATDFAQSASASKYQTLAGASGIGFRFRNESDISLPGSASVTPRYASPAPSPSASASASGSRRGGR; encoded by the coding sequence GTGACCGCCGATCCCGGGGATGCGCCCGCGGACCGGCGCCTCGCCTCGACCCGGCTGCTGGCCGAGCTGGTGAACAACACCCTCGACCCCGGCTACGCCGCGGCGGCCCGGCGCCGGCCACCGGGCGCCACGCGCCGGTGGGACGTGCCGATCGTGGCCGTCGGCGCGCTGCTCGTCGGGTTCCTGCTCGTCGTCGCCTACGTGCACACCAATCGCGGGGCGCCGGCGGCCCAGCGCGTGCACGACAGCCTCGTCGAGCGGGTCCGGGCCGCGCAGGACGGCGCGGACGCCCTCGCCGGGGACCTCGCCCGTACCGAGGACGACCTGGACCGGCAACAGGCCGCCGCGTTGCCGACGACCGGGGCCCTGGCCCGGTCGCTGTCGCGCGCGCAGCTCGAGGCCGGCCAGGTGGCGGTGCACGGGCCCGGCCTGGTCGTGACGCTCGCCGAGCCACCCGCGCCGAGCGCGTCGTCCGCGCCCGGGCGTGCCGGGTCGGTCCCCGTCGCCGCCACCCATATCCTCACCGACCGTGACATCCGTGCCGTGGTCAACGAGCTCTGGGGCGACGGTGCCGAGGCGATCGCGGTGAACGGCGTCCGGCTGACCCCGACGAGCGCCATCCGCTTCGCCGGCGAGGCCGTCCTGGTCGACTTCCAACCGCTGACCTCGCCGTACCGCATCTCGGCCATCGGCGACGCCGACACGCTCGCGACCGACTTCGCGCAGAGCGCGTCGGCGAGCAAGTACCAGACCCTGGCCGGCGCGTCGGGCATCGGCTTCCGCTTCCGCAACGAGTCCGACATCTCCCTGCCGGGGAGCGCGTCGGTGACGCCGCGTTACGCATCGCCCGCGCCGTCCCCTTCGGCGTCGGCATCGGCGTCGGGGTCGCGGCGGGGTGGCCGATGA
- a CDS encoding CDP-alcohol phosphatidyltransferase family protein, with protein sequence MSETDPGPAATERVWTIPNALSVLRLLGVPLFLYLLLGPHADVWALVVLAVSGFTDWLDGVLARALHQQSRVGALLDPAADRLYILATLAGLVLRDVIPLWLAVVIVGRDVVLGAALPLLRRAGYAPPEVHYLGKAATFCLLYAFPLLLLGTYDGWVADVARAAAWAFTVWGTALYLWAGAVYLRQVTGLLRHPVPVGTVTS encoded by the coding sequence GTGAGCGAGACGGACCCCGGCCCGGCCGCCACCGAACGTGTCTGGACGATCCCCAACGCGCTGTCGGTGCTGCGGCTGCTGGGCGTCCCGCTGTTCCTCTACCTGCTGCTCGGCCCGCACGCCGACGTGTGGGCGCTGGTCGTCCTCGCGGTGTCCGGCTTCACCGACTGGCTCGACGGCGTCCTCGCCCGCGCGCTGCACCAGCAGAGCCGCGTCGGCGCCCTGCTCGACCCCGCCGCCGACCGGCTCTACATCCTGGCGACGCTGGCCGGGCTCGTGCTGCGCGACGTCATCCCGCTGTGGCTGGCGGTCGTGATCGTCGGGCGCGACGTCGTGCTCGGCGCCGCGCTGCCGCTGCTGCGACGCGCGGGTTACGCGCCGCCGGAGGTGCACTACCTCGGCAAGGCGGCGACGTTCTGCCTGCTGTACGCGTTCCCGCTGCTGCTGCTCGGGACCTACGACGGGTGGGTCGCCGACGTCGCCCGCGCCGCCGCCTGGGCCTTCACGGTGTGGGGGACGGCGCTGTATCTCTGGGCGGGCGCGGTCTACCTGCGCCAGGTCACCGGGTTGCTGCGTCACCCCGTCCCCGTCGGGACGGTGACGTCGTGA
- a CDS encoding MerR family transcriptional regulator yields the protein MDELPMQGSLFADPAESGADDTAGVGYRGPTACAAAGITYRQLDYWARTSLVVPTVRTASGSGSQRLYSFKDILVLKVVKRLLDAGVSLQNIRVAVDTLRARGVADLAQVTLLSDGTTVYECTSSEEVVDLLQGGQGVFGIAVSGALRELRGSLEHLPSERADLDEGSAEPAVTGAGDELSQRRQRRSATA from the coding sequence ATGGACGAGCTGCCGATGCAGGGATCGCTGTTCGCCGATCCGGCCGAGTCGGGTGCCGACGACACCGCGGGCGTCGGCTATCGCGGCCCGACCGCCTGCGCCGCCGCCGGCATCACGTACCGCCAGCTCGACTACTGGGCGCGTACCTCGCTGGTCGTCCCCACCGTGCGCACCGCGTCGGGCTCGGGCAGCCAACGGCTCTACTCGTTCAAGGACATCCTGGTCCTCAAGGTGGTCAAGCGACTGCTGGACGCAGGCGTCTCGCTGCAGAACATCCGGGTCGCCGTCGACACGCTGCGGGCACGCGGCGTGGCCGACCTCGCCCAGGTGACGCTGCTCTCCGACGGCACGACGGTCTACGAGTGCACGTCGTCAGAGGAGGTCGTCGACCTGCTGCAGGGCGGTCAGGGCGTTTTCGGGATCGCGGTCAGCGGCGCGCTGCGCGAGCTGCGCGGTTCCCTCGAGCACCTGCCCAGCGAGCGGGCCGACCTCGACGAGGGCAGCGCCGAGCCGGCGGTCACCGGCGCCGGCGACGAGCTGTCGCAGCGCCGGCAGCGCCGCTCCGCCACCGCCTGA
- the der gene encoding ribosome biogenesis GTPase Der, with product MSEPEDVVDRETPGAAAEEEDVLAAPVVAVVGRPNVGKSTLVNRILGRREAVVQDVPGVTRDRIAYDALWNGRRFTLVDTGGWEPDASGLQAMVSAQAERAVTTADAVLFVVDGRTGATETDLTVARTLRRGSRPVVLVATKIDDERFEPDTAELWSLGLGEPHPVSGLHGRGSGDLLDVLLDVLPEAPRETERHGGPRRVALVGRPNVGKSSLLNKLTGEDRSVVDSVAGTTVDPVDSLVDLGGDTWRFVDTAGLRRRVNQASGMEYYASLRTAAAIEAAEVAVVLLDAAERLTEQDQRVIAEVVDAGRALVLAFNKWDLVDDDRREQLGREAERDLARVGWAPRVNVSARTGRAVEKLAGALHTSLESWDRRIPTGRLNSWLTEVVAQTPPPARGGRSPRVLFATQADTRPPRFVLFTTGFLEAGYRRFVERRLREDFDFTGTPIEISVRVREKRGR from the coding sequence ATGAGCGAGCCCGAGGACGTCGTCGACCGCGAGACCCCCGGCGCTGCCGCCGAGGAGGAGGACGTGCTCGCCGCCCCGGTGGTCGCCGTGGTCGGCCGTCCCAACGTCGGCAAGTCGACGCTCGTGAACCGCATCCTGGGCCGGCGCGAGGCGGTCGTGCAGGACGTGCCCGGCGTCACGCGCGACCGCATCGCCTACGACGCGCTGTGGAACGGACGTCGCTTCACCCTGGTCGACACCGGCGGATGGGAACCCGACGCGAGCGGGTTGCAGGCCATGGTGTCCGCGCAGGCCGAACGGGCGGTGACGACCGCCGACGCCGTGCTGTTCGTGGTGGACGGCCGCACCGGGGCCACCGAGACCGACCTGACCGTCGCCCGGACGCTGCGCCGGGGCTCGCGGCCCGTCGTCCTCGTCGCCACCAAGATCGACGACGAGCGCTTCGAGCCCGACACCGCCGAGTTGTGGTCGCTGGGGCTGGGGGAGCCGCACCCGGTCAGCGGCCTGCACGGTCGTGGCAGCGGCGACCTGCTCGACGTGCTGCTCGACGTCCTGCCCGAGGCGCCGCGGGAGACCGAACGGCACGGCGGCCCGCGGCGCGTCGCGCTCGTGGGGCGCCCCAACGTCGGCAAGTCCAGCCTGCTCAACAAGCTCACCGGCGAGGACCGCTCGGTGGTCGACTCCGTCGCCGGGACGACCGTCGACCCGGTCGACAGCCTCGTCGACCTGGGTGGCGACACCTGGCGCTTCGTCGACACCGCCGGGCTGCGTCGCCGGGTCAACCAGGCCAGCGGCATGGAGTACTACGCCAGCCTGCGCACCGCCGCGGCCATCGAGGCGGCCGAGGTCGCGGTGGTGCTGCTCGACGCCGCCGAGCGGCTCACCGAGCAGGACCAGCGCGTGATCGCCGAGGTCGTCGACGCCGGTCGCGCGCTCGTCCTCGCGTTCAACAAGTGGGACCTCGTGGACGACGACCGGCGCGAGCAGCTCGGCCGGGAGGCCGAGCGCGACCTCGCCCGGGTCGGCTGGGCGCCGCGGGTGAACGTGTCGGCGCGGACCGGCCGCGCGGTCGAGAAGCTCGCGGGCGCGCTGCACACCTCCCTCGAGTCCTGGGACCGCCGGATCCCGACCGGCCGGCTCAACAGCTGGCTGACCGAGGTCGTCGCGCAGACGCCGCCGCCCGCGCGGGGCGGCCGGTCGCCACGGGTGCTGTTCGCGACGCAGGCCGACACCCGCCCGCCGCGGTTCGTGCTGTTCACCACCGGCTTCCTCGAGGCCGGCTACCGACGCTTCGTCGAACGCCGCCTGCGCGAGGACTTCGACTTCACCGGCACGCCGATCGAGATCTCGGTGCGGGTGCGCGAGAAGCGGGGCCGCTGA
- the cmk gene encoding (d)CMP kinase has translation MSSEAQPEAFTGVVALDGPSGTGKSTVARRLATRLGARYLDTGAMYRAATVAALRAGVALDDGVAVTKVVEDAEIRISTDPEQASVRLDGDPVDAEIRSAETTAAVSAVSAVPAVRALLVDAQRELIGDGGIVVEGRDIGSVVWPTAAPKVYLTASPEARARRRAGELGADVQSVAGDIARRDGLDSTRAASPLAQAADAVELDTTELDVDQVVDRLHELTVAADR, from the coding sequence GTGAGTAGCGAAGCCCAGCCCGAAGCGTTCACCGGCGTCGTCGCCCTCGACGGCCCCTCGGGGACGGGCAAGTCGACGGTCGCGCGCCGGCTCGCCACGCGCCTCGGCGCGCGGTACCTCGACACCGGGGCCATGTACCGCGCCGCGACCGTGGCCGCGTTGCGAGCCGGCGTCGCCCTCGACGACGGGGTGGCCGTCACCAAGGTCGTCGAGGACGCCGAGATCCGGATCTCCACCGATCCCGAGCAGGCCTCGGTCCGCCTCGACGGCGACCCCGTCGACGCCGAGATCCGCAGCGCCGAGACGACCGCCGCCGTGTCGGCCGTGTCGGCCGTCCCGGCGGTCCGGGCGCTGCTCGTCGACGCGCAGCGCGAGCTGATCGGCGACGGCGGCATCGTGGTCGAGGGACGCGACATCGGCTCGGTGGTGTGGCCGACCGCCGCGCCGAAGGTGTACCTGACCGCCAGCCCGGAGGCGCGGGCGCGGCGCCGGGCCGGCGAGCTGGGCGCCGACGTGCAGTCGGTCGCCGGCGACATCGCGCGACGCGACGGGCTCGACAGCACCCGGGCGGCCTCACCGCTGGCGCAGGCCGCCGACGCCGTCGAGCTCGACACCACCGAGCTCGACGTCGACCAGGTCGTCGACCGGCTGCACGAGCTCACCGTGGCCGCCGACCGCTGA